CCGCGCGATCGACAACACGGGCACCAGGGCCGCCAGCACCACGGTGAGCAGGGCCACCGTCGCCAGGAGTTCGGTCAGCGTCGTCCCGCGCTCGCCCCGCGCCATCGTCAGCCTCTACGGTCGCGACGTGACCTTGGTATCGAGCCGGGCCTGCTCTTCATCGGCCTCGCAGGTGCCGCTGGCGTTGGCGTCCCGGCAGGCGGTCACCGACACCGTCACGAGCGAACCGACCCCCTGCGCCGCGCTGGATGCCTCGGTCGCGATCGCCCACGTGAGGCGGCAGCCGGTCAGGTCCGCGCAGACCTCCGTCCCCGATGCCGCGCCGGCGATGTTGTTGCGGAGCCGGTTGACCAGCTCCTCGGTCTTCCGCGTGGCCGCGGCCTCCAGCCGGAGCTGGGCGTCGGAGACCTGCACCGGAGCCAGCGTGGTGGGGACCATCTGCAGCAGGGGGATCAGCGCGACCCCGATGATCGCCGC
Above is a window of Armatimonadota bacterium DNA encoding:
- a CDS encoding prepilin-type N-terminal cleavage/methylation domain-containing protein, with product MSSPPAAMGFSRTGEAGVTLIELLVAAAIIGVALIPLLQMVPTTLAPVQVSDAQLRLEAAATRKTEELVNRLRNNIAGAASGTEVCADLTGCRLTWAIATEASSAAQGVGSLVTVSVTACRDANASGTCEADEEQARLDTKVTSRP